A genome region from Hevea brasiliensis isolate MT/VB/25A 57/8 chromosome 9, ASM3005281v1, whole genome shotgun sequence includes the following:
- the LOC110652812 gene encoding uncharacterized protein LOC110652812 yields the protein MDAACRRIATTNTSVSASSTTRRMAKAIMLGSICFPRNQRGRLNPRQCSLLLTRCSTKPGIGSSNNATSRNPAIELDSNSMARRHLPTPTSNPPHTPPESNGLVFDLGPRNSWDSTEIGSPVVKRYIGDNEERWCMWYHGKSSSESDDHNNSDQIGLAVSSNGIQWTRGSQPVRSCADVGVVMNCSKNWWSFDTESIRPSELVIMSSPMYSSVYWLYYTGFSSEQMEISGFPNVSVENPERVHHEHTKVSKIFKSLPGLACSQDGRHWARIEGDHHSGALLDVGSGKEWDSLFIAAPHVVVHGSDDMRMYYYSFDAENGHFAIGLARSRDGIRWVKLGKILGRGKEGCFDELGVKNACVIRRRKDGNYFMAYEGVAADGRRSIGLAESTDGLRNWKRVQEDPILEASEGDNGWDNEGVRSPCMIQMEDNIDKWRLYYVGVGRGTTGIGMAFSEGSNIRTFRRSSPGVTL from the coding sequence ATGGATGCAGCCTGCAGAAGGATTGCCACTACTAATACTTCTGTTTCTGCATCTTCTACAACTAGAAGAATGGCAAAAGCAATAATGCTAGGCAGCATTTGCTTTCCAAGAAACCAAAGAGGTCGATTAAATCCTAGGCAGTGTTCTCTCCTTCTCACTCGTTGCTCCACAAAACCTGGCATTGGTAGCAGCAATAATGCTACAAGTAGAAATCCTGCCATTGAACTGGATTCTAATTCAATGGCCCGTCGACATTTACCAACTCCAACATCAAATCCACCACATACACCACCAGAGTCCAACGGTTTGGTCTTTGATTTAGGTCCCAGGAATTCTTGGGATAGTACAGAAATTGGATCTCCAGTCGTAAAACGATATATCGGTGATAATGAAGAAAGGTGGTGCATGTGGTACCATGGAAAGTCGTCTTCAGAATCAGATGATCACAACAATTCAGACCAGATTGGACTAGCTGTTTCAAGCAATGGAATCCAGTGGACTCGCGGATCACAACCTGTGAGGTCGTGTGCAGATGTAGGTGTTGTGATGAATTGCAGCAAGAATTGGTGGAGTTTTGATACAGAAAGCATAAGGCCTTCAGAGTTGGTGATCATGTCCAGCCCAATGTATAGTTCAGTTTACTGGCTTTACTACACAGGGTTTAGTTCTGAACAAATGGAGATTTCAGGGTTTCCCAACGTTTCTGTAGAGAACCCAGAAAGAGTTCACCATGAACATACAAAAGTCAGCAAAATTTTCAAGTCTCTGCCAGGTTTAGCTTGCAGCCAAGATGGCAGGCACTGGGCCAGGATTGAAGGGGATCATCATAGTGGGGCTTTGCTCGATGTAGGGTCAGGGAAGGAATGGGATTCTTTATTTATTGCTGCACCACACGTTGTTGTTCATGGAAGTGATGATATGAGGATGTATTACTACTCATTTGATGCAGAAAATGGGCACTTTGCTATTGGACTTGCAAGGTCAAGAGATGGAATCAGATGGGTGAAGTTGGGGAAAATCCTGGGAAGAGGAAAAGAAGGTTGTTTTGATGAGCTTGGCGTCAAGAATGCATGTGTAATCAGGAGACGAAAAGATGGAAACTATTTCATGGCATATGAAGGTGTTGCTGCTGATGGGAGGAGGAGTATTGGATTAGCAGAATCTACAGATGGGCTCAGGAATTGGAAAAGAGTTCAAGAAGATCCAATACTTGAGGCTTCAGAAGGGGATAATGGATGGGACAATGAGGGAGTGAGATCCCCATGCATGATTCAGATGGAAGATAATATAGATAAATGGAGATTGTATTATGTTGGTGTTGGAAGAGGAACCACAGGAATCGGAATGGCATTTTCAGAGGGAAGTAATATCAGGACTTTCAGAAGAAGCTCACCCGGAGTTACCCTGTAA